From a single Deinobacterium chartae genomic region:
- a CDS encoding isochorismatase family protein, with the protein MRLDPKQTALVLIEYQNDFTTEGGALHGAVRASMESTGMLAHTVALVEQARRLGVRVLHAPISFAPGYHEISRTPYGILKGVVDNNAFVKGSWGAQIVDDLAPHEEDIIIEGKRGLDTFASTNLDFVLRSLGVQNIALAGFLTNCCVESTMRSGYERGYNVVTLTDCVAATSEEEQRVAIEKDYPMFSHPMRSVEFLEAARSGQEVEASRGY; encoded by the coding sequence GTGAGGCTGGATCCGAAACAGACGGCGCTGGTGCTGATCGAGTACCAGAATGACTTCACCACCGAGGGGGGCGCCTTGCACGGCGCGGTCCGGGCGTCCATGGAGTCCACCGGGATGCTCGCCCATACGGTCGCGCTGGTCGAGCAGGCCCGCCGCTTGGGGGTGCGCGTGCTGCACGCCCCCATTTCGTTCGCCCCCGGTTACCACGAGATCTCGCGCACCCCCTACGGCATCCTCAAGGGCGTGGTGGACAACAACGCCTTCGTGAAGGGAAGCTGGGGAGCCCAGATCGTAGACGACCTGGCACCGCACGAAGAGGACATCATCATCGAGGGCAAGCGTGGGCTGGACACCTTCGCGTCCACCAACCTTGACTTCGTGCTGCGCAGCCTGGGGGTACAAAACATCGCCCTGGCCGGTTTCCTGACCAACTGCTGCGTGGAATCCACCATGCGCAGCGGTTACGAGCGCGGCTACAACGTCGTGACCCTGACCGACTGCGTGGCCGCCACCTCCGAGGAGGAGCAGCGCGTTGCCATCGAGAAGGACTACCCGATGTTCTCGCATCCGATGCGCTCGGTCGAGTTCCTCGAGGCCGCCCGCAGCGGCCAGGAAGTGGAAGCCAGCCGAGGCTACTGA
- a CDS encoding DMT family transporter — MRLAGAIIGEPTGTTFYLLGMAIKRLPPSTVQAIWAGAGSALTALVSVPVFRESFTALRARPSRP, encoded by the coding sequence CTGCGGCTTGCCGGAGCGATCATCGGTGAACCGACAGGCACCACTTTTTACCTGTTGGGCATGGCCATCAAGCGCCTGCCGCCCAGCACCGTGCAGGCCATCTGGGCCGGGGCAGGAAGCGCCCTCACCGCCCTGGTCAGCGTACCGGTGTTCCGCGAATCGTTCACGGCGCTACGGGCACGGCCATCGCGGCCATGA